CTGCCCTGACCTGAAGGCTCACGCCAGGTCCCCGGCGCGGCCCCGCTCGGTCATCACGTCGCGGTAGACCTGGGAGATGGACGGCATCAGCGGCAGCAGTTTCAGCGCCTTGGCAATGCTGCCCTGCGCCTTGATCTGCCCGCGTGCCAGGGCCTGCGGCACGTTCAGCTTCCCGCTCCAGAAGCGGTTGCCCACGTCACCGTGCAGCGTGAAGGTCACGTCGGGCGTGGGGCCGTCCTCACCAAAAAAGTACCCCATGGCCTGACCCTCGGATGGACTCTTGCCGTCCATGACCAGCCGTAAGTCCGGGTCGGTGTACACAAAGGCGATGACGATACCCGCCTTGGCGAGGCCCCGGGCGGTGTCCGTGTCCTGACCGCGTTCCAGCACAGCCTGAAGGACATCCTGCATCTCCTGCGTATTCGCAAATATTGCCATGCCCCAAGGGTAGACAAGGTGGGCGCGACGAAACAGGCAACTGGTTGACAGCGTGCGTTACCCTGATGGTATGCCCATTTCCCTGGCCCAGTCTTTGGCCCAGCGCCGAACTGCACTCGGCCTGACGCAGGCAGACCTGGCCCGGCAGGCGGGCTGCACGCGGCAATACGTGGCGCAACTGGAACGCGGCGAACGCTCACGCCCGTCCATGACGGTGGCATCAGGACTGGCGCGCGGGCTGTGGCTGACCGGAACCCAGCGGCGGGCGTGGCTGATGCTGGCCGGGTACACTGACGCCGAACCAGCCCCGCGTGAAGGCGTGGCCGTGGACCAGATGGCGGCGGACCTCCTCAACCTGATTCCCGCTCCGGCGGTGCTGCACGACGGCACCTGGCACATGTCGATGCTGAATGC
The nucleotide sequence above comes from Deinococcus detaillensis. Encoded proteins:
- a CDS encoding SCP2 sterol-binding domain-containing protein, whose translation is MAIFANTQEMQDVLQAVLERGQDTDTARGLAKAGIVIAFVYTDPDLRLVMDGKSPSEGQAMGYFFGEDGPTPDVTFTLHGDVGNRFWSGKLNVPQALARGQIKAQGSIAKALKLLPLMPSISQVYRDVMTERGRAGDLA